A genomic stretch from Setaria italica strain Yugu1 chromosome VII, Setaria_italica_v2.0, whole genome shotgun sequence includes:
- the LOC101784645 gene encoding trafficking protein particle complex II-specific subunit 120 homolog: protein MEPGLSIESGSAIRVAVLPVGGTIPPPRLREYMALVSRHARVDLASLRTYYAEHQKSPFAHQPWETGCLRLKFVLGGCVPSPWEDFQSSRKVLAVIGICHLPSSPDLDRVAADFVDTARSYSSALANRCFAFCPTDEQMAAKKRDDIIMFPPSDQQSLELHMVTMIQDLAASLLMEFEKWVLRAESTGTILKTPLDSQSSLGSEEVIKAKKRRLGRAQKIIGDYCLLAGSPVDANAHYTTAIELARLTGDVFWHAGALEGSVCALVVDRMGQSDPVLEDEVKYRYYTIIQLYRRATLQDNAQRVSPVSFELEAALKLARYLCRRELAKEVSDLLMGAADGAKALIDASDRLILYIEIARLFGTLGYKRKAAFFSRQVAQLYLQQDNAYAAMSAMQVLTMTTNAYHVQSRKASKINHDSSKEPHASSTDSGKVHPQSIVSLFESQWSTIQMVVLREILMSSIRAADPLSSWSAAARLLRSFYPLITPAGQSGLASSLANSADKLPTGTRCADPCLPFIRLHSFPLHPSQRDIVKRNPHKKEWWTGAGPSGPFIYTPFSKAGASSGTSKQEVSWIVGEPVQVMVELANPCSFDLVVESIYLSVHSGNFDAFPVSVSLPPNTSKLVLLSGIPTQVGQISIPGCIVHCFGVITEHLFKEVDCLLLGAAQGLVLSDPFRCCGSSKVKSVNFPSISVVPPLPLLVANVVGGDGSILLYEGEIRDVLITLTNAGTVPVEEANIALSGKNQDSVISIAHSTWKSALPIKPGGEVTFAVTLRAWHLSSADLEADGSRSPASSRRIAREGINPFLNIHYAGPAANPENGDISLPPGRRLVVPLNICVVQGMRLVRARLLSMEIPARFTEAHLRPVSGKHDISTGNDTEHTNVNLLKIDPYNGSWGLRLLELELFNPTDVVFDVDVAVHSDDTNLDQRLISEGNAADAACHKTRIDRDYSARVLIPLENFKLPVLDASFFVKESGSDEPLGSRAAAIAERNAKAELNASINNLISKIKVKWHSGRNSSGELNIKDAIQAALQASIMDILLPDPLTFSFKLAKNGAVTNVDSSKDPISAHEMTHMEVQIRNNTKEIIRMNLSISCKDVAGENCFDENSATVLWAGVLSDIHLEVLPLQEVVHPFSVYFLVPGDYSLQASSVIIDATDVLRARAKAESPDEPILCRGSPFHIRVVGTA from the exons ATGGAGCCCGGGCTGAGCATCGAGTCCGGCTCCGCCATCCGCGTCGCGGTGCTCCCCGTGGGCGGCAcgatcccgccgccgcgcctgcgcGAGTACATGGCGCTGGTGTCGCGCCACGCGCGCGTCGACCTCGCCTCGCTCCGCACCTACTACGCGGAGCACCAGAAGAGCCCCTTCGCGCACCAGCCCTGGGAGACCGGGTGCCTCCGCCTCAAGTTCGTGCTCGGCGGGTGCGTGCCTTCCCCCTGGGAGGACTTCCAGTCCTCGCGCAAGGTGCTCGCCGTGATCGGCATCTGCCACCTGCCGTCCTCGCCCGACCTCGACCGCGTCGCGGCCGACTTCGTCGACACGGCGCGGTCGTACTCGTCAGCGCTCGCCAACCGCTGCTTCGCCTTCTGCCCCACGGACGAGCAG ATGGCGGCAAAAAAGAGGGACGATATTATCATGTTCCCTCCTTCTGATCAGCAATCGCTGGAACTTCATATGGTTACAATGATCCAAGATCTTGCTGCTTCATTGTTGATGGAGTTTGAGAAGTGGGTCTTGCGTGCAGAATCTACAGGAACTATTCTAAAGACACCTTTGGATTCACAATCCAGCCTTGGCTCAGAGGAG GTAATTAAGGCTAAAAAGAGAAGGCTGGGTCGCGCACAAAAGATAATAGGAGATTATTGCCTTTTGGCTGGATCACCTGTTGATGCTAATGCACATTACACCACCGCAATAGAGCTTGCAAGATTGACTGGGGATGTTTTCTGGCATGCTGGAGCCCTTGAGGGTAGTGTCTGCGCATTAGTG GTAGATAGGATGGGCCAAAGTGATCCCGTTTTGGAGGATGAAGTGAAATATCGTTATTACACCATTATCCAGCTATACAGAAGAGCCACTTTACAAGATAATGCTCAAAG AGTTTCACCTGTGAGCTTTGAGCTTGAAGCTGCCTTGAAGTTGGCAAGATACTTGTGCAG GcgggaacttgccaaggaggtGTCAGATTTGTTAATGGGAGCTGCAGATGGTGCCAAGGCTCTGATTGATGCCAGTGACCGACTCATATTATATATTGAAATCGCAAGACTTTTTGGTACACTTGGTTATAAGCGCAAGGCAGCCTTTTTTTCAAGACAAGTTGCACAATTGTACCTTCAGCAGGACAATGCATATGCTGCTATGAGTGCTATGCAGGTCCTAACCATGACTACAAATGCATACCATGTCCAAAGCCGAAAGGCTAGCAAAATAAATCACGATTCATCCAAG GAACCTCATGCTAGCAGTACTGATTCTGGAAAAGTGCACCCTCAGTCTATAGTGTCATTGTTTGAGTCGCAATGGAGTACCATTCAAATGGTCGTTCTAAGAGAGATATTGATGTCATCAATCCGTGCTGCGGATCCACTCTCATCATGGAGTGCTGCAGCTCGTCTTCTTAGATCATTTTACCCACTCATCACACCAGCTGGTCAGAGTGGCCTGGCAAGCTCACTTGCGAACTCTGCTGATAAGCTTCCAACAGGCACACGCTGTGCTGATCCATGCCTTCCTTTCATTAG GTTGCATTCTTTCCCTCTTCACCCTTCTCAAAGAGATATAGTAAAGCGCAACCCACATAAAAAGGAGTGGTGGACTGGTGCAGGTCCTTCAGGACCTTTCATTTATACTCCTTTCAGCAAGGCAGGAGCGTCGTCTGGGACTTCCAAGCAAGAGGTTAGTTGGATTGTGGGGGAGCCAGTTCAAGTCATGGTTGAGTTAGCAAACCCATGCAGCTTTGACCTAGTTGTTGAGAGCATCTATCTCTCGGTCCATTCTGGGAATTTCGATGCCTTTCCAGTTAGTGTTAGTCTTCCACCTAACACCTCAAAATTAGTTTTGTTATCTGGTATTCCAACACAAGTCGGACAAATTTCAATTCCTGGGTGCATTGTTCATTGCTTTGGTGTTATTACTGAACACCTATTCAAAGAGGTTGACTGCTTGCTCCTTGGAGCTGCACAAGGACTTGTCCTTTCTGATCCTTTCAGATGCTGTGGCTCTAGCAAGGTTAAGAGTGTCAACTTTCCTAGTATTTCTGTTGTTCCTCCTCTGCCATTATTAGTTGCCAATGTTGTGGGTGGAGATGGTTCCATCCTTCTTTATGAAGGAGAAATTCGTGATGTTCTGATAACACTGACAAATGCTGGAACCGTACCAGTTGAAGAAGCAAATATTGCTTTGTCAGGGAAGAATCAGGATTCTGTTATTTCAATTGCCCATAGCACATGGAAATCTGCTCTTCCTATTAAACCAGGTGGAGAAGTGACATTTGCAGTGACTCTAAGAGCCTGGCATCTTAGCTCGGCAGATTTGGAAGCTGATGGCAGTAGATCTCCCGCAAGTTCAAGGAGAATAGCAAGAGAAGGAATCAACCCATTCTTGAATATTCACTATGCTG GTCCTGCTGCTAATCCTGAGAATGGAGATATTTCTCTTCCACCTGGAAGACGCCTGGTTGTTCCATTGAATATCTGTGTTGTGCAGGGCATGCGTCTTGTAAGAGCACGCCTGTTGTCCATGGAAATACCTGCTCGATTTACTGAAGCGCATTTAAGACCTGTCAGTGGCAAACATGATATAAGCACTGGAAATGACACAGAGCATACTAATGTTAATCTATTGAAGATTGATCCTTATAATGGAAGTTGGGGCCTCCGCCTTCTGGAACTTGAGCTTTTCAATCCTACTGATGTTGTTTTTGATGTTGATGTTGCTGTACATTCGGATGACACAAATTTGGATCAAAGACTAATCTCAGAAGGCAATGCTGCTGATGCGGCTTGTCACAAAACTAGAATTGATCGCGACTACTCTGCCAGAGTTCTCATACCTCTTGAGAACTTCAAATTACCTGTTCTTGATGCTTCCTTTTTTGTTAAGGAAAGTGGTAGTGATGAACCTCTTGGATCCCGGGCTGCCGCCATAGCAGAAAGGAATGCCAAGGCAGAGCTCAACGCGTCTATCAACAATttgatttcaaaaataaaagtgaAATGGCACTCTGGGAGAAATAGCTCAGGTGAGCTGAATATTAAAGATGCTATTCAGGCGGCACTACAAGCATCTATAATGGACATACTGCTACCAGATCCCTTGACATTTAGCTTTAAGCTTGCTAAGAATGGAGCTGTTACCAATGTTGATTCTTCAAAGGATCCAATATCTGCTCATGAAATGACCCATATGGAAGTTCAGATTCGCAACAACACGAAGGAAATTATTCGAATGAACCTTAGCATTTCATGCAAAGATGTTGCAGGGGAGAATTGCTTCGATGAAAATAGTGCAACTGTCCTCTGGGCTG GTGTTCTTAGTGATATACACCTGGAGGTTCTACCATTGCAAGAGGTAGTACATCCTTTTTCCGTGTACTTCCTTGTACCAGGTGACTACTCGCTGCAAGCTTCTTCCGTTATCATTGATGCCACAGACGTTCTTCGTGCTCGTGCCAAGGCAGAGTCACCAGATGAACCTATACTATGCCGTGGATCCCCATTCCATATCCGGGTAGTTGGTACAGCATAG
- the LOC101783840 gene encoding gamma-tubulin complex component 2: MDPAPATPRWNLERPYLTGRFHQEAKAAAAAQAPGSKPFSLDSFSRGSGASPGSVIGSYAVSVQELLVIDDLLSALVGIEGRYISIKRVRGKEGYVVFQIDSSMDLALQELTRRIFPLCEDYVLVSQFVESRSHFKNGLVNHALAAALRAFLLDYQAMVAQLEHQFRIGRLSVQGLWFFCQRMMSSLNALAVLVEKATSNNTSGSATLNLLQSQAKAMGGDSAVRSLLEKMTEYTSAAYLRMLERWVYEGVIDDPYGEFFIAENKSLQKESLTQDYDAKYWQQRYSLKEGIPSFLTNVAAMILTTGKYLNVMRECGHNVQVSFSENSKLMSFGSNHQYLECIKSAYDFASGELLTLMKDKYDLIGKLRSLKRYLLLDQGDFLVHFMDIAREELTKKPEEISAEKLQSLLDIALRSTAAASDPTHEELICCVERSSLLKKLATLKDLDCDCPADKLAAADIDQSMQLSITGLETFCLSNKVQWPLSLVISRKALTKYQLIFRLLFHCKHVSRQLCAAWQIQQVFRSVKILGTPILRSSILCRSMLKFVNSLLHYLTFEVLEPNWHLMHDRLQTARSIDEVIQIHDFFLQKCLKECLLLSPELLVKVEKLKALCLQYATSIQLLMPSIEVANSENTSKSGKSRSRTNKSQDRDQQLKLASENVVMSESILKFQAAFNSELQSLAPTLSNSSHAEPYLTHLAQCILGVRIDQRTRSRSLTHPNAARRDAQSAGQATSRERGDLPPPAAPHSPSASASTAEDPMVGGGGRRAATAAALGRWCLVILAVASALGVSGPAFYWRYKKGFSASLSSPAAVSSSSSPACPPCSCDCPPPLSLKSIAPGLANFSTTDCGKNDPELAKEMEKQFVDLLNEELKLQQVVAEEHSHHMNATLVEAKRQATQYQREAEKCNAATETCEEAREQSEAAISKEKKLTALWEQRARQLGWQESRATSM, encoded by the exons ATGGATCCCGCGCCGGCGACCCCGCGTTGGAACCTAGAGAGACCGTACCTCACTGGCCGCTTCCACCAG GAGGCCAaggcagctgcggcggcgcaggcgcctGGATCCAAGCCGTTTTCCCTCGACTCCTTCAG CCGCGGCTCCGGCGCTAGCCCCGGGAGTGTAATCGGATCGTACGCAGTTTCGGTGCAG GAGCTTTTGGTTATAGATGATTTGCTATCAGCTCTGGTGGGTATTGAGGGACGATATATTTCTATTAAGAGAGTCCGTGGAAAGGAGGGCTATGTTGTCTTCCAGATTGATTCTTCAATGGACCTTGCCCTCCAG GAATTGACTCGCCGAATCTTCCCATTGTGTGAGGATTATGTGCTGGTAAGCCAGTTTGTGGAGTCCAGGTCACATTTCAAGAATGGTCTGGTCAACCATGCTCTAGCTGCAGCTCTAAGAGCATTCCTACTG GATTATCAAGCGATGGTTGCTCAACTGGAGCACCAGTTCCGCATTGGAAGGCTTTCTGTTCAGGGATTATGGTTCTTTTGTCAG AGGATGATGAGTTCATTGAATGCACTGGCAGTTCTAGTGGAGAAGGCTACTTCCAACAATACCAGTGGTTCTGCAACACTTAATCTACTTCAAAGCCAG GCAAAGGCGATGGGTGGCGATAGTGCTGTTCGGTCTTTATTGGAGAAGATGACAGAATATACAAGTGCAGCATACCTCAGGATGCTAGAAAG GTGGGTGTATGAGGGAGTTATTGATGATCCTTATGGTGAATTCTTCATTGCTGAAAACAAATCTCTGCAGAAG GAGAGCCTCACTCAAGATTATGATGCCAAATATTGGCAGCAGCGATACAGCCTAAAAGAAGGAATTCCTAGTTTCCTTACTAATGTTGCCGCAATGATTCTGACCACAGGAAAGTACCTTAATGTTATGAGAGAATGTGGGCACAATGTTCAG GTTTCCTTCTCAGAAAATTCTAAGCTTATGAGCTTTGGTTCAAACCACCAATATCTCGAATGTATTAAGTCTGCTTATGATTTTGCAAGTGGTGAATTGTTAACTCTGATGAAAGATAAG TATGATCTCATTGGGAAACTGCGATCCCTGAAGCGCTATCTACTCCTTGACCAA GGTGACTTTTTGGTCCATTTCATGGATATTGCTCGAGAGGAGCTTAcgaagaaaccagaagaaatATCTGCTGAAAAACTTCAG TCTCTGCTTGACATTGCTTTGCGGAGTACTGCAGCTGCTTCTGATCCAACTCATGAAGAATTAATTTGCTGTGTG GAACGAAGCTCCCTCCTTAAGAAACTGGCCACTCTGAAAGACTTGGATTGTGATTGCCCTGCAGATAAGCTTGCTGCAGCAGATATTGATCAGTCGATGCAATTAAGCATCACGGGTTTGGAAACATTCTGCCTTAGCAACAAG GTCCAGTGGCCGCTATCTCTTGTAATTTCAAGGAAGGCTTTGACAAAATACCAATTGATCTTTCGCCTATTGTTCCACTGCAAGCATGTTAGTCGCCAGCTATGTGCAGCATGGCAAATACAACAA GTATTCCGTTCTGTCAAGATTCTAGGAACACCAATTTTGCGGTCATCAATTCTCTGTCGCAGCATGCTCAAGTTTGTAAATAGCCTTCTGCATTATCTAACATTTGAG GTTCTTGAACCAAATTGGCATTTGATGCATGATCGCCTTCAAACTGCAAGGAGCATAGATGAG GTCATCCAGATCCATGATTTCTTCCTCCAGAAGTGTCTAAAAGAATGCTTACTGTTGTCGCCAGAGCTCCTTGTG AAAGTTGAGAAGCTGAAAGCTTTATGCCTTCAGTATGCCACTTCCATCCAGCTCTTAATGCCATCCATCGAAGTTGCTAACTCCGAGAATACATCGAAATCTGGGAAGTCAAGATCAAGGACAAACAAATCGCAGGACAGAGACCAGCAGCTGAAACTAGCATCCGAGAATGTTGTCATGTCAGAGTCAATCCT GAAATTCCAAGCGGCGTTCAATTCAGAGCTCCAGAGCCTTGCTCCTACACTGAGCAACAGTTCACATGCGGAGCCGTACCTGACCCATCTCGCGCAGTGCATTCTTGGAGTGCGAATCGACCAA CGCACGCGGTCACGCTCACTGACTCACCCCAACGCCGCGCGACGAGACGCACAGTCGGCAGGGCAGGCCACGAGCCGGGAGCGCGGCGATCttcccccgcccgccgccccgcatTCCCCGAGCGCGTCCGCGTCCACGGCCGAGGACCCGATggtgggcggcggggggcgccgcgcggcgacggcggcggcgctcgggcggTGGTGCCTGGTCATCCTGGCCGTGGCCTCCGCGCTGGGGGTCTCCGGCCCCGCCTTCTACTGGCGCTACAAGAAGGGGTTCTCCGCCTCGCTCTCTTCCCCCGCGGCggtatcctcctcctcctcccccgcgtgCCCGCCCTGCAGCTGCGACTgcccgccgcccctctccctcaAGTCCATTGCCCCAG GGCTTGCCAACTTCTCCACAACAG ATTGTGGAAAAAATGACCCTGAGCTTGCCAAAGAAATGGAGAAGCAATTTGTAGATCTCCTAAATGAGGAACTCAAGCTGCAGCAGGTTGTAGCTGAGGAGCACAGCCATCACATGAATGCCACTCTTGTGGAAGCGAAAAGACAGGCTACTCAATACCAGCGAGAGGCAGAGAAGTGTAATGCAGCCACAGAGACCTGCGAGGAAGCTCGGGAGCAGTCCGAGGCTGCAATTTCTAAGGAGAAGAAACTCACAGCACTGTGGGAACAACGAGCTCGGCAATTGGGTTGGCAGGAGTCTCGAGCCACAAGCATGTGA
- the LOC101785313 gene encoding 40S ribosomal protein S11, with protein MAEQTEKAFLKQPKVFLCSKKAAKGNKPGKGGNRFWKNIGLGFKTPREAIEGTYIDKKCPFTGTVSIRGRIIAGTCHSAKMNRTIIVRRNYLHFVKKYQRYEKRHSNIPAHISPCFRVKEGDHVIIGQCRPLSKTVRFNVLKVIPAGSKSGAVKKAFTAA; from the exons ATGGCGGAGCAG ACGGAGAAGGCTTTCTTGAAGCAGCCCAAGGTGTTTCTCTG TTccaagaaggccgccaaggggAACAAGCCTGGCAAGGGAGGGAACAGATTCTGGAAGAACATCGGCCTTGGGTTCAAGACTCCCAGGGAAGCCATTGAAG GAACCTACATTGATAAGAAATGCCCATTCACTGGCACTGTGTCTATCAGGGGTCGCATCATTGCTGGAACATGCCATAGTGCTAAGATGAACAGGACCATCATTGTTCGTAGGAATTATCTTCACTTTGTCAAGAAGTACCAGAG GTATGAGAAGAGACACTCCAACATCCCTGCGCACATTTCACCATGCTTCCGTGTGAAGGAAGGGGATCATGTCATCATTGGCCAGTGCAG GCCACTATCAAAGACCGTGAGGTTCAATGTGCTCAAAGTGATCCCGGCAGGTTCAAAGAGTGGAGCAGTGAAGAAGGCTTTCACTGCCGCTTAA
- the LOC111257960 gene encoding heavy metal-associated isoprenylated plant protein 20-like: MVSAVEKAGSGAAPLGGGNGRRPRREEEVGGVSGHGSSAHQSVETVEVDREENKVTVTGDFEPEVVVKKIKKKTGKKVEILILEKDEEEEGMGQEPYGPYYYENPEMYPDDADVPDEFRSYRPERWNFDYFDDENAQACMIM; this comes from the exons ATGGTGTCGGCGGTGGAGAAGGCCGGCTCGGGGGCGGCGCCGTTGGGGGGAGGAAATGGGCGACGCccgcggagggaggaggaggtcggcgggGTGAGCGGCCATGGGAGCTCCGCGCACCAAA GCGTGGAGACAGTCGAGGTCGACAGGGAAGAGAACAAGGTTACGGTGACTGGCGATTTCGagccggaggtggtggtgaaGAAGATCAAGAAGAAGACAGGGAAGAAGGTGGAGATCTTGATCCTCGAGaaagatgaggaggaagaaggcatGGGACAAGAACCTTATGGTCCATATTATTACGAGAATCCAGAGATGTACCCGGATGATGCAGATGTGCCCGATGAGTTTCGAAGCTATAGGCCAGAAAGATGGAACTTCGACTACTTTGATGACGAAAACGCACAAGCGTGCATGATAATGTAG